Proteins encoded together in one Marispirochaeta sp. window:
- a CDS encoding DnaJ domain-containing protein — protein sequence MAEIPNYYRSLGLDSHASEKEIRSAYRRKVKDCHPDVSAYPGETGSFRAAREAYEVLSDPARRKAYDAERQQETAKTGLRQPQQAVRTPDPYGDIELVLNPDEAARGGRFRIPLQDSGCFFCSSFRGFSSGLCPFCGSSFDGAADAVLDLPPGIAHGTSFVLDDGTRSILISVLVEEY from the coding sequence ATGGCCGAGATTCCGAATTACTATCGCTCTCTTGGACTGGATTCTCATGCCTCGGAGAAAGAAATACGCAGCGCCTACAGGCGCAAAGTCAAGGATTGTCATCCCGATGTAAGCGCATATCCCGGAGAGACCGGCTCATTCCGTGCCGCCCGTGAGGCATACGAAGTCTTGAGTGATCCCGCGCGGCGTAAGGCGTACGATGCCGAACGGCAGCAGGAAACCGCAAAAACCGGACTGCGACAGCCTCAGCAGGCTGTCCGGACCCCGGACCCGTACGGGGATATTGAACTTGTTTTAAACCCCGATGAGGCCGCCAGAGGCGGGCGTTTCCGTATTCCCCTGCAGGACAGCGGCTGCTTCTTCTGTTCCTCCTTCCGAGGGTTCTCTTCCGGGTTGTGTCCCTTCTGCGGCTCGAGTTTCGATGGGGCTGCCGACGCTGTCCTTGATCTTCCCCCGGGGATTGCCCATGGGACCAGTTTTGTGCTGGACGACGGGACCCGCAGTATCCTTATTTCGGTTCTGGTAGAAGAATACTGA
- the hrpA gene encoding ATP-dependent RNA helicase HrpA, with the protein MTESQTDPGKLKHLLLHTMGSERHRLSRQLSGAEKNPQRLESTAITILESVERRRLRAEKLPSPAYPEELPITVRKDEIVSAIKEHQVIILSGETGSGKSTQIPKMCLEAGRGVDGQIGCTQPRRIAALSLASRVAEELGDGERKWVSSRIRFQEAGADDAYIKFMTDGILLAETQSDRFLNRYDTLIIDEAHERSLNIDLILGILRKLLKKRRDLKLIITSATIDTEKFSAAFDKAPIFEVSGRTYPVELIYQSQTGAGEDLSYVEQAVSAVENICRTSRDGDILVFMPTEADIRETCDGIDRLGLSSFTVLPLFARLTSAAQHRIFASHAGRKVVVATNVAETSITIPGIVYVVDTGLARISTYSPASRTTALPVSPVSRSSADQRKGRAGRVSPGVCIRLYPEEDYLSREEFTKPEILRDNLADVILRMVSLHLGDVEKFPFIDKPSTRHLSDGIGMLRELGAVDRDRCGDLRLTKYGRLMARLPLDPRFSRMLIEAAEQGVLRDAAVIVSVLTIQDPRDRPQGEEDKADSAHKKFLDTESDFVSLLNIWEEYHQVWRQVRSQGRMRKYCSQNYLSYRRMKEWRDIHLQVTSLLKEQGYEIKVPHLSKKAEKKGEPSPWYTALHISFLTGLLSNIAEKKEKNIYSAARNREAMIFPGSGLFGNGPRWLVAAEMVRTSRLFARTCAAIEPEWLERIATGQCSYSYHGAVWSEKQMEVTAVEQVRLYGLLINPGRNVAYGKIAPKEASDIFIREGIMEGRYDFRRIHRRLPVLKKNRDTLQGVLKLEEKLRRRDIFCGEEELFRFYRERIPDSFYDFKNLEEHISHLPEGQKSLELSREDIMLYNPDGEILERFPSETMIDGHRIDLEYVFDPQRPEDGVTALIPERISRDLTTPVFDWLVPGLFEEKITALMKGLPKEYRRRLAPVSDSAKRVAQNIPRKTRERLVVVLSRHIQEEFGFLIPESAWDEESLPPHLKMRFTVVDARGKHLTEGRNTEVLTSAGPSKHLSGSLELLKRSWEIEELRMWDFDEIPERVEGDDGLPAFPALTPEDNKVALRLYLSADEAAGIHPDGVALLMYRSFADILKTFRHEFMLGRDYQFTVLPFGGLEPFNDGVWRALTRRIFRRGIRSSTEYREFSEWIKPRLYSEMKELYQPVLRVLDEYAEVRQTIGKLEEQEGSRRGVRKFLAIRRRELENLVPKEFYRLYGKEELKEIPRFLRALKTRIEKGAVNPAADADKANELIPYLSWYKETRDSFKERGGMSFAKRQALKEYRWALEEFKIQLFAQELGTRMKISPQRLDKRIRQIEEML; encoded by the coding sequence ATGACAGAATCTCAAACCGATCCCGGAAAACTCAAACACCTCCTGCTCCATACCATGGGCTCAGAGAGACACCGCCTCTCCCGACAGTTATCCGGGGCGGAAAAGAATCCGCAGCGTCTGGAAAGTACCGCGATAACGATACTCGAGTCAGTAGAACGCCGCCGTCTGCGGGCAGAAAAGCTCCCCTCCCCGGCCTATCCGGAAGAGCTGCCCATTACGGTACGCAAAGACGAGATCGTTTCCGCGATAAAGGAGCATCAGGTTATCATCCTCTCAGGAGAAACAGGCTCCGGGAAATCGACCCAGATCCCCAAGATGTGCCTGGAAGCCGGCAGGGGAGTCGACGGTCAGATCGGCTGCACCCAGCCCAGGCGAATTGCCGCCTTGAGCCTGGCATCCAGGGTCGCCGAGGAACTCGGCGACGGGGAGCGGAAGTGGGTCTCCAGCAGGATCCGCTTCCAGGAAGCAGGGGCCGATGATGCCTATATAAAGTTCATGACCGACGGGATCCTCCTGGCGGAAACCCAGTCGGACCGCTTTCTGAACCGCTACGACACACTGATAATCGACGAGGCCCACGAGCGAAGCCTCAATATCGATCTGATCCTTGGTATACTCCGAAAACTCCTGAAAAAACGCAGGGACCTTAAGCTGATTATAACCTCCGCCACCATAGATACGGAAAAGTTCTCCGCCGCCTTCGATAAGGCCCCCATTTTCGAGGTATCAGGCAGAACCTACCCTGTAGAATTAATATACCAGTCCCAGACAGGCGCCGGTGAGGATCTGTCCTATGTGGAACAGGCTGTTTCCGCGGTAGAAAACATCTGCCGTACGAGCAGGGACGGAGACATTCTTGTTTTCATGCCCACCGAGGCGGACATCCGGGAAACCTGCGACGGGATCGACCGCCTGGGACTGTCCTCGTTTACAGTCCTGCCCCTCTTTGCCCGGCTCACCTCGGCCGCGCAGCACAGAATTTTCGCCTCCCACGCGGGCCGTAAAGTCGTGGTAGCTACGAATGTCGCCGAAACTTCTATAACCATTCCGGGGATTGTCTATGTGGTTGATACAGGACTGGCCCGTATATCAACCTACTCTCCGGCATCCCGGACCACCGCCCTGCCTGTTTCACCGGTCTCCCGTTCCTCGGCGGATCAACGAAAAGGCCGGGCCGGTCGGGTCAGCCCGGGTGTTTGTATTCGCCTGTATCCGGAAGAGGACTACCTGAGCCGGGAGGAGTTCACCAAGCCGGAAATCCTCAGGGACAACCTGGCGGATGTAATTCTGCGCATGGTTTCGCTGCATCTGGGGGATGTAGAAAAGTTCCCCTTTATCGACAAGCCCTCGACCCGCCATTTAAGCGACGGAATCGGCATGCTGCGGGAGCTCGGGGCTGTAGACAGGGACAGGTGCGGAGACCTGCGGCTTACCAAATACGGACGGCTGATGGCCCGGCTGCCCCTGGACCCGCGCTTCTCCAGAATGCTGATCGAGGCCGCCGAACAGGGGGTCCTGCGGGATGCCGCGGTGATCGTATCGGTTCTGACAATCCAGGATCCAAGAGACCGGCCCCAGGGAGAAGAAGACAAGGCTGATTCAGCCCACAAAAAGTTTCTGGACACCGAATCGGACTTTGTCAGCCTGCTCAACATATGGGAAGAATATCATCAGGTGTGGCGGCAGGTACGAAGTCAGGGAAGAATGCGCAAGTACTGCAGCCAGAATTACCTGAGTTACCGCCGCATGAAGGAATGGCGGGATATTCACCTTCAGGTTACCTCGCTGCTGAAGGAGCAGGGCTACGAGATAAAAGTTCCCCACCTGAGTAAAAAGGCGGAAAAAAAGGGAGAACCTTCCCCCTGGTACACGGCCCTGCACATCTCTTTTCTGACCGGACTTCTGTCCAACATCGCGGAAAAGAAGGAAAAGAACATTTATTCCGCTGCCAGAAACCGGGAGGCAATGATCTTTCCTGGATCCGGACTTTTTGGAAACGGTCCCCGCTGGCTGGTGGCGGCGGAGATGGTCCGCACAAGCAGACTCTTTGCCCGAACCTGCGCTGCCATTGAGCCGGAATGGCTGGAGCGGATTGCTACCGGACAGTGCAGCTACAGTTATCACGGTGCCGTCTGGTCGGAAAAACAGATGGAGGTGACAGCAGTCGAACAGGTCCGGCTGTACGGACTGCTGATAAACCCTGGCCGGAATGTAGCTTACGGCAAGATCGCGCCGAAAGAGGCTTCGGATATCTTTATCAGGGAAGGCATTATGGAGGGGCGTTACGACTTCCGCCGTATCCATCGCCGGCTCCCGGTACTGAAAAAAAACCGTGATACCCTGCAGGGGGTGCTTAAACTGGAGGAGAAGCTGCGGCGCCGGGACATTTTTTGCGGCGAAGAGGAACTTTTCCGGTTCTACCGGGAGAGGATCCCAGACAGCTTCTACGATTTCAAGAACCTCGAAGAACATATCAGCCACCTTCCGGAAGGACAAAAATCACTGGAACTCTCCCGTGAGGATATAATGCTCTATAACCCGGACGGCGAGATTCTCGAGCGATTTCCCTCGGAGACAATGATAGACGGACACCGCATAGACCTGGAATATGTATTCGACCCTCAGCGTCCGGAGGACGGTGTGACCGCCCTGATACCCGAACGTATCAGCCGGGATCTGACAACTCCGGTTTTTGACTGGCTGGTGCCGGGTCTTTTTGAGGAAAAGATCACCGCCCTTATGAAAGGACTTCCAAAGGAGTACCGCCGGCGCCTTGCCCCGGTTTCCGACAGTGCGAAAAGAGTGGCGCAGAACATTCCCCGGAAAACACGGGAGCGCCTCGTTGTAGTCTTGAGCCGCCATATTCAGGAGGAGTTCGGTTTTCTGATTCCCGAATCAGCCTGGGACGAGGAGTCCCTGCCGCCCCATTTAAAAATGCGCTTTACTGTTGTCGATGCCAGAGGCAAACACCTGACAGAAGGACGAAACACGGAGGTCCTGACCTCTGCGGGTCCTTCGAAACATCTGTCCGGCAGTCTGGAACTCTTGAAACGTTCCTGGGAGATCGAGGAGCTGCGTATGTGGGACTTCGACGAGATCCCGGAGCGCGTGGAAGGGGACGACGGCCTCCCCGCTTTTCCGGCCCTCACCCCGGAGGATAACAAAGTGGCTCTGCGCCTCTACCTGAGCGCCGATGAAGCAGCCGGGATTCATCCCGACGGGGTCGCCCTGCTGATGTACCGCTCCTTCGCGGATATTTTGAAAACCTTCCGTCATGAGTTCATGCTGGGCAGGGATTACCAGTTCACGGTCCTGCCCTTCGGCGGGCTGGAGCCCTTTAACGACGGGGTCTGGCGGGCACTGACAAGAAGGATTTTCCGCCGCGGCATCCGCAGCAGTACTGAATACCGGGAGTTCTCAGAGTGGATAAAACCGCGGCTTTACTCGGAGATGAAGGAGCTGTATCAGCCTGTTTTACGGGTCCTCGATGAGTACGCCGAGGTACGGCAGACCATCGGGAAGCTGGAGGAGCAGGAGGGGTCCCGCAGGGGAGTCAGAAAATTCCTTGCGATACGGCGCAGGGAGCTCGAGAACCTGGTCCCAAAAGAGTTCTACCGGCTCTACGGCAAAGAGGAGCTGAAAGAGATACCCCGTTTTCTGCGGGCCTTGAAGACCCGCATAGAGAAAGGTGCTGTTAATCCGGCGGCGGATGCCGACAAAGCCAACGAGCTCATCCCTTACCTTAGCTGGTACAAAGAAACCAGAGACAGCTTTAAAGAAAGAGGCGGCATGAGTTTTGCAAAGCGCCAGGCCCTGAAGGAATACCGCTGGGCTCTTGAGGAGTTCAAGATACAGCTCTTTGCCCAGGAGCTTGGCACCAGGATGAAGATCAGCCCCCAGCGTCTTGATAAACGTATACGACAAATAGAGGAGATGCTGTAG
- a CDS encoding 5'-nucleotidase C-terminal domain-containing protein, whose amino-acid sequence MKLLKSLFVSGILLVLLTPCLFSSGNPEGEAVVKGISFVSGEINPRGNFEKVYYLKRSQEEHFVPADLLAMGHDEKTLNIFHFNDLHGHITDLHKTKGNTHRISQMVRLLKEAKQKMARDAVTIFVSAGDEHTGTIFDELSGWDEASFYCDPAYEILSKAGLDASVIGNHEVDRGYAIAAKAVEESAGFPVLSANIFHSKYLTDDIIYPAIIGIVDGLRIGIVGLTTPDETRQRTVDDPDVFVGNPLNSLEYYVERMDEFVDVFVILSHIGNEHEVRHNVRVGEQSIAKILSRITQKPAIIIGGHTHSELNKNNLEMDNLINNVIIAQAGAYGSWLGHVSMRLTRSSSGDAASEQDACLLPIKIRDDRIPVTDEKYGYLEHDEDFDSNFEVNYIQPLLVKLDKKMNETLGHVSNDTGFSPQKVITDRYVGECGMANFMNDTIVGRSEVFPGGRVDFAAFNASGLAGGVVPGSICTYADWFSVMPYADNIVIYELRGYQIYDILKSNAKRLVRPEEVNDTDLSGFVSRGFLHFSKGIRYTIVLNDGADTALVNNVFLNGRPINEVLNTSFRVAFSSYISNGFEGWKRVKIGAGLPDNIVGWDLAKLSGHDTGLIYRNEIIASIRESGSIHAFDGRSSLYDGRLQIVQRESE is encoded by the coding sequence ATGAAATTACTGAAAAGCTTATTTGTCTCAGGCATCTTGTTGGTTCTGTTAACCCCTTGTCTTTTTTCTAGTGGTAATCCGGAAGGAGAAGCAGTCGTAAAAGGAATATCCTTTGTTAGTGGAGAAATTAATCCCCGAGGAAATTTCGAGAAGGTATATTATTTAAAGAGAAGCCAGGAAGAGCATTTTGTTCCTGCTGATCTTCTTGCTATGGGGCATGATGAAAAGACTCTGAATATTTTTCATTTTAATGATTTGCACGGGCACATAACTGACTTGCATAAAACTAAAGGTAATACCCATAGGATTTCGCAAATGGTAAGATTACTGAAAGAGGCGAAGCAGAAAATGGCGAGAGATGCCGTCACGATCTTCGTTTCTGCTGGTGATGAGCATACTGGAACGATATTTGATGAGCTTTCAGGTTGGGACGAAGCCAGTTTTTATTGTGATCCTGCATATGAAATCTTGAGTAAAGCTGGTCTTGATGCTTCAGTGATTGGCAATCATGAAGTTGATCGCGGTTATGCAATTGCTGCAAAGGCAGTTGAAGAAAGTGCTGGGTTTCCTGTTCTCAGCGCTAATATTTTTCATTCAAAATACCTTACCGATGATATAATATATCCTGCAATAATCGGAATTGTTGATGGTTTGAGGATTGGTATAGTTGGTTTGACTACACCAGACGAAACAAGACAGAGAACTGTCGACGATCCGGATGTTTTTGTTGGTAACCCGCTGAATTCTCTTGAATATTATGTAGAACGAATGGATGAATTTGTTGATGTATTTGTAATCCTCAGTCACATAGGGAATGAACATGAGGTGCGACATAATGTACGGGTCGGAGAGCAGAGTATTGCTAAAATCCTGTCCCGAATAACTCAAAAACCGGCAATTATTATCGGTGGACATACTCATAGTGAGTTAAATAAGAATAACCTTGAAATGGATAATCTTATAAACAACGTAATTATTGCCCAGGCTGGTGCATACGGTTCTTGGCTTGGGCATGTCTCAATGAGACTTACGCGATCTTCATCTGGAGATGCGGCGTCAGAACAAGACGCATGCTTGCTGCCTATAAAAATACGTGATGACCGTATCCCTGTAACTGATGAAAAGTATGGCTATCTTGAACATGATGAAGACTTCGACAGCAACTTTGAGGTTAATTACATTCAGCCATTGCTTGTGAAGCTTGATAAAAAAATGAATGAAACTTTAGGACATGTTTCTAATGATACAGGTTTTTCTCCCCAGAAAGTTATCACGGATCGGTATGTCGGTGAATGCGGAATGGCTAATTTTATGAATGATACTATTGTTGGGAGAAGCGAAGTCTTTCCGGGGGGCAGGGTCGATTTTGCTGCTTTCAATGCCTCAGGCCTTGCTGGCGGTGTTGTTCCAGGATCTATCTGTACATATGCAGACTGGTTTTCTGTTATGCCTTATGCTGATAATATTGTTATTTATGAGCTGAGGGGATATCAAATATATGACATTCTTAAGAGTAATGCCAAGAGACTTGTCCGTCCAGAAGAAGTGAATGACACGGATCTTTCTGGTTTTGTTTCCCGTGGTTTTCTTCATTTTTCCAAAGGAATACGATATACGATAGTCTTGAATGATGGCGCTGATACTGCTCTTGTCAATAATGTGTTTTTGAATGGCAGACCGATCAATGAAGTGCTTAATACCTCTTTTAGAGTTGCCTTTAGCAGTTATATTTCTAATGGCTTTGAAGGTTGGAAAAGGGTTAAAATTGGAGCAGGGCTGCCTGACAACATTGTTGGTTGGGATCTCGCGAAATTGTCAGGTCATGATACAGGTTTGATTTATCGGAATGAGATTATTGCATCGATAAGAGAGTCTGGATCGATCCATGCATTTGATGGAAGATCCAGTCTTTACGACGGGCGACTACAGATTGTGCAACGTGAGTCAGAATAA